The following proteins are encoded in a genomic region of Arcobacter suis CECT 7833:
- a CDS encoding VF530 family protein yields MIEQPNNPLHGIKLEMILNSLVEHFGWDELSNRINIRCFYSDPSIKSSLTFLRKTPWARKKVENLYLSILK; encoded by the coding sequence TTGATAGAACAGCCAAATAATCCATTACATGGTATTAAATTAGAAATGATACTAAATTCACTTGTTGAGCATTTTGGATGGGATGAATTATCTAATCGTATTAATATAAGATGTTTTTATAGTGATCCATCAATAAAATCAAGTTTGACTTTTCTTAGAAAAACACCATGGGCTAGGAAAAAAGTAGAAAATTTATATTTATCAATACTTAAATAA